One Thiocapsa bogorovii DNA segment encodes these proteins:
- the purN gene encoding phosphoribosylglycinamide formyltransferase, with the protein MPDGGRLRVVALISGSGSNLQALMDDAAHGQRFEIVAVISNRPDALGLERARRAGIPAEVLDHRDFAGREPYEAELRALIERYAPGLVVLAGFMRILTPAFVVHYAGRMLNIHPSLLPKFRGLHTHQRALDAEEREHGASVHFVTPELDGGPVVIQARLAIHPGEDAATLAQRVLALEHIIYPRAVGWFAQGRLRLGADGRPWLDGEPLMAPIVIDAAAG; encoded by the coding sequence ATGCCTGATGGCGGACGTCTGCGTGTCGTCGCCCTGATCTCGGGCAGCGGCAGCAACCTGCAGGCATTGATGGACGACGCGGCACACGGCCAGCGCTTCGAGATCGTCGCCGTCATCAGCAACCGCCCCGACGCCCTCGGCCTGGAACGGGCCCGGCGCGCCGGTATCCCGGCCGAGGTGTTGGACCATCGTGACTTCGCGGGGCGCGAGCCCTACGAGGCCGAACTGCGTGCCCTGATCGAGCGGTACGCGCCCGGCTTGGTCGTCTTGGCCGGCTTCATGCGGATTCTCACACCCGCTTTCGTCGTGCACTATGCCGGGCGGATGCTCAACATCCACCCCTCGCTCCTACCCAAGTTCAGGGGGCTCCACACCCATCAGCGCGCATTGGACGCCGAGGAGCGCGAGCATGGCGCCAGTGTCCACTTCGTCACACCCGAGCTCGACGGCGGACCTGTCGTCATTCAGGCTCGACTCGCAATCCATCCGGGCGAGGATGCCGCGACATTGGCGCAACGGGTGCTCGCGCTGGAGCACATCATCTATCCACGGGCCGTCGGCTGGTTCGCGCAAGGGCGCCTGCGATTGGGAGCGGATGGACGGCCCTGGCTGGACGGCGAGCCGCTGATGGCGCCGATCGTGATCGATGCCGCGGCCGGTTGA
- a CDS encoding DUF6489 family protein, protein MKISVDVEMTPEEMRKLFGLPDVEAFQRQLMDDIRERMVSGTEGYDPIKLFQPYVTGTMASWDMFQKMLTNAASMSSGGASSGSESPDGESTPRRK, encoded by the coding sequence ATGAAGATCAGTGTCGATGTCGAAATGACGCCCGAAGAGATGCGCAAGCTGTTCGGCTTGCCGGACGTCGAAGCCTTTCAGCGCCAGTTGATGGACGACATCCGCGAGCGCATGGTCTCGGGCACCGAGGGTTACGACCCGATCAAGCTCTTCCAACCCTACGTGACCGGGACCATGGCCTCGTGGGACATGTTCCAGAAAATGCTCACTAATGCCGCGAGCATGTCCTCGGGAGGCGCCAGCTCGGGCAGCGAAAGCCCGGACGGTGAGTCCACGCCGCGCCGAAAATAG
- a CDS encoding MTH1187 family thiamine-binding protein has product MSVLLDLSIFPVDRGAGLSSFVAPVIAMIRDSGHDYRLSPMGTVVETDTLTEALALIERAHEILEALGCERVYATAKLDIRKGQGGRLHGKVDSVRKQIGEVAS; this is encoded by the coding sequence ATGTCCGTTTTGCTCGATCTGAGTATCTTTCCGGTTGATCGTGGTGCCGGTCTGAGCAGTTTCGTCGCCCCCGTCATCGCCATGATCCGCGACAGTGGCCACGACTATAGACTCTCGCCGATGGGTACCGTCGTCGAGACGGACACCTTGACCGAGGCGCTCGCGTTGATCGAGCGCGCCCATGAGATCCTCGAGGCACTGGGCTGCGAGCGCGTCTATGCAACGGCGAAGCTCGACATCCGCAAGGGTCAGGGCGGGCGTCTCCACGGAAAAGTCGATTCGGTACGCAAGCAGATCGGCGAAGTCGCCTCCTGA
- a CDS encoding metallophosphoesterase family protein, with amino-acid sequence MKVAIFSDVQANLPAMEVAVERILDWDPDLVVMDGDLVNRGPSSLACVELFDELRRTRGWLPVKGNHEAWILRCAQEPPRTELEGQMRRFADWTYEQVRERIAALEGWPDHLCFHGESDSSWVHVTHGTMAGNRFGISAGVSDEDIRGNLPVDVALFVTAHTHRPLHRELDGTPILNVGSVGSPFDGDTRGSYALLEERRGRWIWEIVRFDYDRARAERDFRDSGFIEEGGPLARILFEEWRQARLLMPYWRRGFEPAVLAGERDLSEAVDEFLRDSGQG; translated from the coding sequence ATGAAGGTTGCGATCTTTTCCGATGTTCAAGCCAACCTCCCGGCGATGGAGGTCGCGGTCGAGCGGATCCTCGACTGGGATCCGGATCTGGTGGTGATGGACGGGGATCTTGTCAATCGCGGGCCGAGCAGCCTTGCCTGTGTCGAGCTGTTCGACGAGCTGCGCCGCACACGTGGTTGGTTGCCGGTGAAGGGCAACCACGAGGCTTGGATCTTGCGTTGCGCTCAGGAGCCGCCGCGCACGGAGCTGGAAGGACAGATGCGGCGTTTCGCCGACTGGACCTACGAGCAGGTGCGCGAGCGCATCGCGGCACTCGAAGGCTGGCCGGATCATCTCTGTTTCCACGGCGAAAGCGATTCAAGCTGGGTGCACGTCACGCACGGGACCATGGCCGGGAACCGCTTCGGCATCTCGGCCGGGGTTTCGGACGAGGACATCCGCGGCAACCTCCCGGTGGATGTCGCCCTGTTCGTGACGGCGCATACGCACCGGCCCCTCCACCGGGAGCTGGACGGTACACCTATCCTGAACGTCGGCTCGGTCGGCTCGCCGTTCGACGGCGACACACGTGGGAGCTATGCCTTGCTCGAAGAGCGTCGGGGGCGTTGGATCTGGGAGATCGTGCGATTCGACTACGACCGTGCACGCGCGGAGCGGGATTTTCGCGATTCGGGCTTTATCGAAGAAGGCGGACCCTTGGCGCGAATCCTCTTCGAGGAGTGGCGTCAGGCGCGTCTCTTGATGCCCTACTGGAGGCGGGGTTTCGAGCCGGCCGTTCTCGCGGGAGAACGCGACCTCTCCGAGGCTGTCGATGAGTTCCTGCGGGACTCAGGCCAAGGCTGA
- the hslO gene encoding Hsp33 family molecular chaperone HslO: MSDSDRLYRFTFENIGIRGNLVHLDATWRAVLGAHPYPEAVRNPLGESLAAVTLLASTIKFEGSLILQAQGKGPIRTLVAQATHEHKVRGLARWEGEVPIDGTLAARFGEGHLALTIERRGAEPYQGIVPLEGSDLSAAIERYFVDSEQLPTRLWLTAGENRAAGLLLQRLPGEGLSDEDWSRIGMLAGTLTPEELTGQSTGDLLYRLFNEESIRLFEPEPIAFRCGCSRTRIEETLKLLGPDEVDDIIAEQGAVSVTCEFCNRNYAFDAVDAKQLFAELTRHEPSPSQH, translated from the coding sequence ATGAGCGACTCGGATCGTCTTTACCGCTTCACCTTCGAGAACATCGGAATTCGCGGCAACCTGGTCCACCTGGACGCGACTTGGCGTGCCGTCCTCGGTGCGCACCCCTACCCGGAAGCGGTCCGCAATCCGCTCGGCGAGTCGTTGGCCGCGGTCACCTTGCTTGCCTCGACGATCAAATTCGAAGGCTCTCTCATCCTGCAAGCGCAAGGAAAAGGACCCATCCGCACCCTGGTTGCTCAGGCGACTCACGAGCACAAGGTGCGCGGGCTTGCCCGCTGGGAAGGCGAGGTGCCTATCGACGGAACACTCGCGGCTCGGTTCGGCGAGGGCCATCTGGCCTTAACGATCGAGCGTCGCGGTGCCGAACCCTACCAGGGGATCGTCCCGTTGGAGGGGTCGGATCTCTCGGCGGCGATCGAGCGTTATTTCGTCGACTCCGAGCAGCTCCCGACACGACTCTGGCTCACCGCCGGCGAGAACCGTGCCGCCGGACTGCTGCTGCAGCGCCTCCCCGGCGAGGGTTTGAGCGACGAAGATTGGTCGCGGATCGGGATGCTCGCAGGGACCCTGACGCCCGAGGAGCTGACCGGCCAATCCACCGGCGATCTCCTCTATCGGCTCTTCAACGAGGAGTCGATTCGGCTCTTCGAGCCCGAACCGATCGCCTTTCGTTGCGGCTGCTCGCGCACCCGAATCGAGGAGACGCTCAAGCTCCTCGGCCCGGACGAGGTGGACGACATCATCGCCGAGCAGGGCGCGGTCAGCGTCACCTGCGAGTTCTGCAACCGCAACTACGCATTCGATGCGGTGGACGCCAAACAGCTCTTCGCCGAGTTGACCCGCCACGAGCCCTCCCCCTCGCAGCACTGA
- a CDS encoding NupC/NupG family nucleoside CNT transporter — MLSTLQPLLGLGVILGLAWLASERRRAVSPRLVLAGLALQIALALLLLKLPLAQAAFLALTDLVLAVQRATQAGTELVFGFLGGGAAPFETRYPQNSFVLAFQALPLILVMSALSALLFHWRVLPLLVQGFAWLLRRTMGTGGALGLGAAANVFVGMTEAPLLIRPYLAGLSRSALFALMTCGMATVAGTVMVLYAGILADTVPDAMGHILTASLISAPAALMIAGVLVPEHAEEADRSIVAIPSASRSSMDAITRGTLDAIPLWLNILAMLIVMVALVSLANQMLGLLPTVAGEPLTAQRILGWAMAPVVWLIGIPWSEAQVAGSLMGIKTILNELIAYLELAGTASAELSERSRLIMTYALCGFANLGSLGIMIGGLGAMAPERRDEIVALGLKSILAGTMATLSTGAVVALIL, encoded by the coding sequence ATGCTGAGCACCTTGCAGCCCTTGCTCGGACTGGGTGTCATCCTCGGTCTGGCCTGGCTCGCTAGCGAGCGACGTCGCGCGGTCAGCCCGCGCTTGGTCCTCGCTGGCCTGGCCCTGCAGATCGCGCTTGCCCTTCTGCTGTTGAAGCTGCCGCTCGCCCAAGCCGCCTTTCTGGCTCTCACCGACCTCGTGCTGGCCGTGCAGCGCGCCACCCAAGCCGGCACCGAGCTGGTCTTCGGTTTCCTCGGCGGCGGCGCAGCACCCTTCGAGACGCGCTACCCGCAAAACAGCTTCGTACTCGCCTTTCAGGCGCTCCCGTTGATCCTGGTGATGAGCGCACTCTCCGCCCTGCTCTTCCACTGGCGCGTGCTGCCGCTGCTCGTGCAAGGCTTCGCTTGGCTCTTGCGACGGACCATGGGCACCGGCGGGGCGCTGGGTCTGGGCGCGGCGGCGAACGTCTTCGTCGGCATGACCGAGGCACCACTCTTGATCCGGCCTTACCTCGCGGGACTATCGCGCTCGGCACTCTTCGCGCTCATGACCTGCGGCATGGCGACCGTCGCCGGAACCGTCATGGTGCTGTATGCGGGGATCCTGGCCGACACCGTGCCGGACGCGATGGGACATATCCTGACCGCCTCCCTGATCAGCGCACCCGCGGCCTTGATGATCGCCGGCGTTCTGGTGCCGGAGCACGCTGAGGAGGCGGACCGCTCGATCGTCGCTATCCCGAGCGCGTCGCGCAGCAGTATGGACGCCATTACACGCGGGACGCTCGATGCCATCCCGCTCTGGCTCAACATCCTGGCGATGTTGATCGTGATGGTCGCGCTGGTGAGTCTCGCCAACCAGATGCTGGGTCTGCTGCCGACGGTCGCCGGCGAGCCCTTGACCGCACAGCGCATCCTCGGCTGGGCGATGGCGCCGGTCGTCTGGCTGATCGGCATCCCATGGTCCGAGGCGCAGGTGGCCGGCTCCCTGATGGGCATTAAGACCATCCTCAACGAGCTGATCGCCTACCTGGAGCTCGCCGGCACCGCAAGTGCCGAGCTCAGCGAGAGAAGCCGGCTGATCATGACCTACGCACTCTGCGGATTCGCCAATCTCGGCAGCCTTGGCATCATGATCGGCGGCCTCGGGGCCATGGCGCCGGAACGCCGCGACGAGATCGTCGCCCTGGGACTGAAGTCGATCCTCGCCGGGACCATGGCAACGCTGTCGACGGGAGCGGTCGTGGCCCTGATTCTCTGA
- a CDS encoding HIRAN domain-containing protein, which yields MSHRQRSATNVPEPSLDEAVIGRHLVIQRSRLAGFRHHEAPAFLPALRAGSPLTLSAERDNPHDGDAVAILWQGHMLGYLPRGENLVVARLLARQRRLSARIRRLVPEADHNQRLQIEILMH from the coding sequence ATGTCCCATCGGCAACGATCTGCAACGAATGTCCCCGAGCCCTCTCTCGACGAGGCCGTCATCGGCCGTCACCTGGTCATCCAGCGCAGTCGCCTCGCGGGTTTCCGCCACCATGAGGCACCGGCTTTCCTGCCCGCACTGCGGGCCGGCTCCCCCCTGACCCTCAGCGCGGAGCGCGACAACCCGCACGACGGCGATGCCGTGGCCATCCTTTGGCAGGGCCACATGCTGGGCTATCTCCCGCGTGGCGAGAACCTGGTCGTCGCCAGGCTGCTGGCGCGACAACGCCGCTTGAGCGCCCGCATCCGACGCCTCGTGCCGGAAGCCGACCACAACCAGCGGTTGCAAATCGAGATCTTGATGCATTGA